A window from Brucella sp. BE17 encodes these proteins:
- a CDS encoding lysylphosphatidylglycerol synthase domain-containing protein, producing MKAKDYIWPIIGICAVGVSVWLLYRELRSISLDDVLDSLYAIRAHHWVLSSAAALVAYSSLAGYDRIALVHLRRKISWLFIALCSFTTYALSHNIGASVVSGAVVRYRAYSSQGMPGSEIAVLIAFCSFTFILGVIITSSAVLLLEPTILMRFNEELTPTVAIIIALIMLSAVLLYIFGSWLQLRPLQIGKFRLEYPRLTVVIQQLIVAPVELIGAAGIIYFALPEAGNPGFMIVLGIFLVSFSAALISHAPGGLGVLELVFLTGLPDMNQADVLAALIVFRLLYLLIPFAISLVVVLVFEKSQFLLRWNEKRKE from the coding sequence ATGAAAGCGAAAGACTATATCTGGCCAATTATCGGTATCTGCGCAGTTGGCGTTTCGGTCTGGCTTCTTTATCGTGAATTGCGCAGCATATCGCTCGATGACGTGCTGGACAGTCTTTATGCCATTCGTGCGCATCACTGGGTTCTGTCGAGTGCCGCCGCTCTCGTAGCTTACAGTTCGCTGGCCGGTTATGATCGCATTGCGCTCGTGCACCTTCGGCGCAAGATTTCCTGGCTGTTCATAGCGCTGTGCTCTTTCACTACTTATGCCCTGTCGCACAATATCGGTGCATCGGTCGTATCAGGTGCGGTGGTTCGCTATCGCGCCTATTCCTCGCAGGGCATGCCCGGCAGTGAAATCGCGGTGCTGATTGCCTTTTGCTCGTTTACATTCATTCTCGGCGTTATCATCACCTCCAGCGCGGTCCTGCTTCTGGAACCGACCATCCTGATGCGCTTCAATGAAGAGCTTACGCCAACAGTTGCGATCATCATCGCGCTGATCATGCTTTCGGCAGTGCTCCTTTACATTTTCGGTAGCTGGCTGCAGTTGCGACCGCTCCAGATCGGCAAGTTCCGCCTTGAATATCCGCGCCTTACCGTTGTTATCCAGCAGTTGATCGTCGCGCCTGTAGAACTGATCGGTGCTGCGGGCATCATTTATTTTGCGCTCCCGGAAGCGGGCAACCCCGGATTTATGATCGTGCTCGGCATTTTTCTGGTGTCTTTTTCGGCAGCGCTCATCTCGCATGCGCCGGGCGGACTTGGTGTGCTCGAACTGGTTTTCCTGACCGGCCTGCCGGATATGAATCAAGCCGACGTGCTGGCAGCGCTGATTGTTTTCCGCCTGCTGTACCTGCTTATTCCCTTCGCCATATCGCTGGTGGTGGTGCTGGTTTTCGAAAAATCGCAGTTCCTGCTGCGGTGGAATGAAAAACGAAAAGAGTGA
- a CDS encoding alpha/beta hydrolase: MPATLLIPGYKGSEAGHWQRQWLHDDPSALLVEQDDWEYPVLSDWMHALEAKLAENPGAVLVAHSLGCVLVAHLASRPAASHVAGALLVAPADTETMAARDSRFASFAPLPRHELGFPSIVVASRNDDYMRFAKAEALSHVWGSGFVDLGHAGHINVASGFSRWPEGVILASSLKREPLPQTLSQAA, from the coding sequence ATGCCTGCGACACTACTCATCCCCGGCTACAAGGGATCGGAAGCAGGCCACTGGCAGCGCCAATGGTTGCATGACGATCCGTCAGCATTACTGGTCGAACAGGACGACTGGGAATATCCGGTACTTTCCGACTGGATGCACGCACTCGAAGCCAAACTTGCCGAAAATCCCGGCGCGGTTCTGGTCGCTCACAGCCTCGGTTGTGTGCTGGTCGCGCATCTTGCAAGCCGCCCGGCTGCGTCCCACGTAGCGGGTGCGCTCCTCGTTGCCCCTGCGGATACCGAAACCATGGCAGCACGCGACAGCCGCTTTGCAAGCTTCGCACCGCTTCCCCGTCACGAGTTGGGCTTTCCGTCTATCGTCGTGGCCAGCCGCAATGACGACTATATGCGCTTTGCAAAAGCGGAAGCGCTCTCACATGTCTGGGGCTCCGGCTTTGTCGATCTGGGACACGCCGGTCACATCAATGTGGCAAGCGGTTTCAGCCGTTGGCCGGAAGGCGTGATCCTCGCCTCATCGCTAAAACGCGAGCCCCTGCCCCAAACGCTTTCTCAAGCAGCATAA
- the cysW gene encoding sulfate ABC transporter permease subunit CysW has translation MREKKHNARNAPGGVRSLLIGLAAVLSVLCLGVPLAFIFSYAFSKGVGVFFSEILKPDTLHAIWLTVLTAIVVVPINMAFGACVAWLVTKFRFPGRRLLITFVEIPFSVSPIVAGVTYLFLYGSQGLLGPLLESYDIKIMFTVPAIFLVSLFVTSPFVARELIPLMEVQGSDEEEAALTLGANGWQTFFYVTLPNIKWALLYGAVLCNARVMGEFGATSVVAGAIRGKTNTLPLQVELLFNDYNVAGAFAAASTLALIALLTLVLKFLLERKSHA, from the coding sequence ATGCGTGAAAAAAAACACAATGCGCGTAATGCGCCGGGTGGCGTCCGCAGCCTGCTGATCGGTTTGGCGGCGGTTTTGTCCGTGCTTTGTCTCGGTGTGCCGCTGGCCTTTATCTTCTCCTATGCGTTCAGCAAGGGTGTGGGCGTTTTCTTTAGCGAAATCCTGAAACCCGACACGCTGCACGCGATCTGGCTTACGGTGCTGACCGCGATTGTGGTCGTGCCGATCAATATGGCGTTCGGGGCCTGCGTCGCGTGGCTTGTGACAAAATTCCGTTTTCCGGGCCGCAGGCTTCTGATCACATTCGTGGAAATTCCTTTTTCCGTCTCACCCATTGTGGCGGGTGTGACCTATCTCTTTCTTTACGGCTCGCAAGGTCTGCTGGGTCCGCTTCTGGAAAGCTATGATATCAAGATCATGTTTACGGTTCCGGCGATCTTTCTGGTCAGTCTGTTTGTGACCTCGCCTTTTGTGGCGCGTGAACTGATCCCGCTGATGGAAGTACAGGGCAGTGATGAGGAAGAGGCTGCGTTGACGCTTGGGGCCAATGGTTGGCAAACCTTCTTTTATGTCACGCTACCCAATATAAAATGGGCGCTGCTTTATGGTGCTGTTCTTTGCAATGCGCGCGTAATGGGAGAGTTCGGCGCCACATCGGTGGTTGCAGGCGCCATTCGCGGCAAGACCAACACATTGCCATTGCAGGTCGAGCTTTTGTTCAATGATTATAATGTCGCTGGTGCCTTTGCTGCTGCCTCGACGCTGGCATTGATTGCACTTTTGACTCTGGTTTTGAAGTTTTTGCTGGAACGTAAGTCGCACGCATAA